In the Arenicella chitinivorans genome, TGGAAGCTACACCCAAGAGTCGAAGCCCTGAAGGTTGAAGCGCGCGAGGCTGGGCTGTGGAATTTGTTTTTGCCAGATGCCGAACTGGCTCACGGCTTGACCACGCTTGAATATGCACCGCTAGCAGAAGAAATGGGCAAAATGTTGTTTGCCCCTGAGATATTCAACTGCAATGCGCCGGATACCGGTAATATGGAAGTGCTGTACCATTTTGGTTCTGAAGCGCAGAAAGACACGTGGTTAAAGCCATTACTGGCTGGCGAGATTCGCTCGGTATTTGGTATGACCGAGCCGGATGTTGCCTCGTCGGATGCCACCAATATGCAGGCAACCATTGAAGAAGATGGTGATGAGATTGTGGTTAACGGTAAAAAGTGGTGGAGTACTGGTCTTGGTCACCCGAATGCTAAATTTACCATTTTCATGGGCTTGTCCAATCCCGAAAACGATCGCCATAACCGCCATGCCATGGTCATTGTGCCGTTGGACAGCGAAGGCTTGGAGATTAAACGTATGCTGACCGCTTACGGCGATTACGATGCGCCGTATGGCCATGGTGAAATGCATCTGACCAATGTGCGTGTGCCGAAAGAAAACTTGATTATGGGCATGGGCAAAGGCTTTGCCATTGCGCAAGGGCG is a window encoding:
- a CDS encoding acyl-CoA dehydrogenase family protein — protein: MNFEHSQKAQDYIARVKQFMRDRVAPFESQIYQDMHEMNPDGNWRNWKLHPRVEALKVEAREAGLWNLFLPDAELAHGLTTLEYAPLAEEMGKMLFAPEIFNCNAPDTGNMEVLYHFGSEAQKDTWLKPLLAGEIRSVFGMTEPDVASSDATNMQATIEEDGDEIVVNGKKWWSTGLGHPNAKFTIFMGLSNPENDRHNRHAMVIVPLDSEGLEIKRMLTAYGDYDAPYGHGEMHLTNVRVPKENLIMGMGKGFAIAQGRLGPGRIHHCMRTIGLAEKALELAIERGLSREAFGKPILQLGGNGERIAQARIAIDQARLLTLNAAWKIDTVGVKQAMTEISAIKVAVPRMAEEVVNMAVQLHGGAGMSGDFPLAHFAAGVRALRLADGPDEVHMGMVTRLELKKHMNRT